From the Macaca nemestrina isolate mMacNem1 chromosome 7, mMacNem.hap1, whole genome shotgun sequence genome, one window contains:
- the LOC105499209 gene encoding olfactory receptor 4K5: MDKANSSVVPEFVLLGLCSSQKLQLFYFFFFSMLYMVIVLGNLLIILTVTFDTSLHSPMYFLLGNLSFIDICQASFATPKMIADFLSEHKTISFSGCIAQIFFIHLFTGGEMVLLVSMAYDRYVAICKPLYYVIIMSRRTCTALVTISWAVGLVHTLSQLSFTANLPFCGPNVVDSFFCDLPRVTKLACLDSNIIEILIVVNSGVLSLSTFSLLVSSYIIILVTVLLKSSAATAKAFSTLASHIAVVTLFFGPCIFIYVWPFTIYPVDKLLGIFYTVFTPILNPIIYTLRNRDMKAAIRKIVNYYLRPRIISEMSLVVRTSLH; the protein is encoded by the coding sequence ATGGATAAGGCCAATTCTTCAGTGGTGCCTGAGTTTGTACTGTTGGGACTCTGTAGTTCTCAAAAACTccagcttttctatttttttttcttctctatgttGTATATGGTCATTGTGCTGGGAAATCTTCTCATTATCCTCACAGTGACTTTTGATACCAGCTTGCACTCCCCTATGTACTTTCTCTTGGGAAACCTTTCCTTTATTGACATTTGTCAGGCTTCTTTTGCTACCCCTAAGATGATTGCAGATTTTCTGAGTGAACACAAGACCATATCTTTCAGTGGCTGCATAGCCCAAATTTTCTTCATTCACCTTTTTACTGGAGGGGAGATGGTGCTACTTGTTTCGATGGCCTATGACAGGTATGTAGCAATATGCAAACCCTTATACTATGTGATCATCATGAGCCGAAGGACATGCACTGCCTTGGTAACGATATCCTGGGCTGTGGGCTTGGTGCACACATTAAGCCAGTTATCATTTACTGCGAACTTGCCTTTTTGTGGACCTAATGTAGTAGACAGCTTTTTTTGTGATCTTCCTCGGGTGACCAAACTTGCCTGCTTGGACTCTAACATCATTGAAATACTAATTGTGGTCAATAGTGGAGTTCTTTCTCTAAGCACTTTCTCTCTCTTGGTCAGCTCCTACATCATTATTCTTGTCACGGTTTTGCTCAAGTCTTCAGCTGCAACGGCAAAGGCATTTTCTACGCTGGCTTCCCATATTGCAGTAGTAACATTATTCTTTGGACCTTGCATCTTCATCTATGTATGGCCCTTTACCATCTATCCTGTGGATAAATTACTTGGCATATTTTACACTGTTTTCACCCCCATATTAAACCCCATTATTTATACACTAAGGAATAGGGACATGAAGGCTGCCATAAGGAAAATTGTGAACTATTACCTGAGGCCAAGGATAATTTCTGAAATGTCACTAGTAGTGAGAACTTCCCTTCATTAA